One region of Intestinimonas massiliensis (ex Afouda et al. 2020) genomic DNA includes:
- a CDS encoding Gfo/Idh/MocA family protein — protein sequence MLRLGIAGIGVIAGDYIGLIAGGRVQGLELTALCSRNEEHIQAVSERYGLQVAAFTDYGEMLSSGAVDAVLICTPHGQHPSMARQALEAGLHVLVEKPVGIFADEVEELVDVLHSRSGLICGVLYNRRASQAYRYVHDLVQGGALGELVRATWIITDLYRTDAYYASGSWRGTWQGEGGGLLMTQASHQLDLMQWVCGMPTSVLARCSTVERDIRVENEAELFLTYPNGAHGHFLASAHECPGTNLLEVCMTRGRVSIRNDSEVEVLQLEEDERVFARTCPSSFGKVPGTAKTLTFDDRDNKVQQAATIENFARAVRSETDIQCSLEEGLRSLQIIHGAYLSHWLERTVPLPPPEDLFRSHLAQLS from the coding sequence ATGCTGAGATTGGGAATTGCCGGGATCGGCGTCATCGCGGGCGACTACATCGGCCTCATCGCGGGTGGGCGAGTCCAGGGTCTGGAGCTCACCGCACTGTGCAGCCGGAACGAGGAACACATCCAGGCCGTATCCGAACGGTACGGGCTCCAGGTCGCCGCCTTTACGGACTACGGTGAGATGCTCTCCTCCGGGGCGGTGGACGCAGTCCTCATCTGCACCCCACACGGCCAGCACCCCTCCATGGCCCGACAGGCCCTGGAAGCCGGGCTCCATGTGCTGGTGGAGAAGCCGGTGGGCATCTTTGCCGACGAGGTGGAGGAGCTCGTGGACGTGCTCCACAGCAGGTCCGGCCTAATCTGCGGCGTCCTCTATAACCGCCGGGCCTCCCAGGCCTACCGCTATGTGCATGATCTTGTTCAGGGCGGAGCGCTGGGCGAACTGGTGCGGGCCACCTGGATCATCACCGATCTCTACCGCACCGACGCCTACTATGCTTCCGGCTCCTGGCGGGGAACCTGGCAGGGCGAAGGGGGAGGTCTTCTGATGACCCAGGCCTCCCATCAGTTGGACCTTATGCAGTGGGTCTGCGGGATGCCCACCTCCGTGCTGGCCCGCTGCTCTACGGTGGAAAGGGACATTCGGGTGGAAAACGAGGCGGAGCTCTTTCTCACCTACCCAAACGGGGCCCACGGCCACTTCCTGGCCTCCGCCCACGAGTGCCCCGGCACCAACCTGCTGGAGGTCTGCATGACCCGGGGCAGGGTATCCATCCGGAACGACAGCGAGGTGGAGGTCCTCCAGCTGGAGGAGGATGAGCGGGTATTTGCCCGGACCTGCCCCAGTTCGTTCGGAAAGGTGCCGGGGACGGCGAAGACGCTGACCTTTGACGACCGCGACAACAAAGTCCAGCAGGCGGCCACCATAGAGAACTTCGCACGGGCCGTCCGGAGTGAGACGGACATCCAATGCAGCCTGGAGGAGGGCCTGCGCTCACTCCAGATCATACACGGGGCGTATCTGTCCCACTGGCTGGAACGGACCGTGCCCCTGCCCCCGCCGGAGGACCTCTTCCGCAGCCATCTGGCCCAACTTTCATAA
- a CDS encoding acyl-CoA reductase, which translates to MRDNVILLAGVEHPSAEPWVPFAPEALDFLDALSVAVRASSKRREELAAFAFWCRRSRLEALKNRHACLPPRLGRGLLFHVAPSNVPTMFAYTYVIGLLAGNANIIRLSTRRGETEAELCGILRETLDRPEFASVKARSSFVSYGRDDEITTAYLSGCDGRVIWGGDAAVAAMRRLPMPPHAVEVCFPDRWSLALLSQAHLSALGEEALAGLAHRFYNDTYLMDQNACSSPQMVVWLADGGEAGIRRRWWETVAKEARGRYSLGPFQAAQKYERFCRAAMTMTDPTVVSLDRYGGNLVYVAQLSALPTAPLELKGGFGLFFECEATALNQLLPMLSAKVQTLVCAGPEPGDMAAFLAAHRARGVDRVVHLGQALEMDTVWDGRDLIEALSRVIR; encoded by the coding sequence ATGAGGGATAACGTCATCCTGTTGGCAGGGGTGGAGCATCCGTCTGCGGAGCCCTGGGTCCCCTTCGCGCCCGAGGCGCTGGACTTCTTGGACGCTCTTTCGGTCGCCGTCCGGGCTTCCAGCAAGCGGCGTGAGGAACTGGCGGCCTTCGCTTTCTGGTGCCGCCGATCCCGTCTGGAGGCCCTGAAGAACCGCCATGCCTGCCTTCCCCCCCGGCTGGGCCGGGGGCTCCTCTTCCATGTGGCTCCCTCCAACGTGCCCACCATGTTCGCCTATACTTATGTCATCGGCCTTCTGGCGGGAAATGCCAACATCATCCGCCTCTCCACCCGGCGCGGAGAGACGGAGGCGGAACTGTGCGGCATTCTGCGGGAGACCCTGGACCGTCCGGAGTTCGCGTCCGTGAAAGCCCGCAGCTCCTTCGTGTCCTATGGTCGGGACGACGAGATCACCACCGCCTATCTGTCCGGGTGCGACGGTCGGGTCATCTGGGGCGGGGACGCCGCAGTGGCGGCCATGCGCCGCCTCCCCATGCCTCCCCACGCTGTGGAGGTCTGCTTCCCTGACCGCTGGTCCCTGGCCCTGCTGAGTCAGGCTCACCTCTCCGCTCTGGGGGAAGAGGCTCTCGCCGGATTGGCCCATCGCTTTTATAACGACACCTATCTCATGGACCAAAACGCCTGCTCCAGCCCCCAGATGGTGGTGTGGCTGGCCGACGGCGGAGAGGCGGGCATCCGCCGCCGCTGGTGGGAGACCGTGGCCAAGGAGGCCCGGGGGCGCTACTCTCTGGGTCCCTTTCAAGCCGCCCAAAAGTACGAGCGATTCTGCCGTGCGGCTATGACCATGACAGATCCGACGGTGGTTAGTCTGGACCGGTATGGCGGGAATCTGGTCTATGTAGCCCAACTTTCGGCTCTGCCCACCGCCCCACTGGAGCTGAAAGGAGGATTTGGGCTCTTCTTCGAATGTGAGGCGACGGCTCTGAACCAATTGCTCCCCATGCTCTCCGCCAAAGTGCAGACCCTCGTCTGCGCCGGGCCGGAGCCGGGAGATATGGCCGCTTTTCTGGCAGCCCATCGTGCCAGAGGCGTGGACCGGGTGGTCCACCTGGGTCAGGCGTTGGAGATGGACACGGTCTGGGACGGGCGCGACCTTATCGAGGCCCTGTCCCGAGTGATCCGATAG
- a CDS encoding acetyl-CoA hydrolase/transferase family protein: MNWKTYYQEHLTTAEGAVKKIKSGDRVVVAHACGEPSHLLEAMVANADAYRDVEIVHMVAMGKGEYCKPEYADNFRHNAFFVGGSTRDAIAEGRGDFTPSFFFEIPRQFSTTMPVDVAMVMVTPPDENGMCSLGVSVDYTLEAVKQAKLVIAQVNPQMPWTGPHSLVSVDELDCIVEYEAPLIELAPPKIGEVEKAIGEHCASLVPDGATLQLGIGAIPDAVLLFLKGKKDLGIHSEMFSDGVVELAEAGVITNAQKTLNPGKFVVAFLMGTRRLYDFVDHNPDVELRPVDYVNNPFIIAQNDNLISINSCVQVDLMGQVASETIGPKQISGVGGQVDFVRGASASKGGVSIMAMPSTVKGKVSKIVPLLDEGAAVTTSRNDIDYVVTEYGVAALKGRTLRQRARALIEIAHPDFRDGLKAEYEKRFHCKY; this comes from the coding sequence ATGAACTGGAAAACTTATTATCAGGAACATCTGACCACGGCGGAAGGGGCCGTGAAAAAAATCAAGTCCGGCGACCGGGTGGTGGTCGCTCACGCCTGCGGCGAGCCCTCCCACTTGCTGGAAGCCATGGTGGCCAACGCCGATGCCTACCGGGATGTGGAGATTGTCCATATGGTGGCCATGGGCAAGGGCGAGTACTGCAAACCAGAATACGCTGACAACTTCCGCCACAACGCTTTTTTCGTGGGCGGAAGCACCCGGGACGCCATTGCCGAGGGGAGGGGTGATTTTACCCCCAGCTTCTTCTTCGAGATTCCACGGCAGTTTTCCACTACCATGCCCGTGGACGTGGCTATGGTGATGGTAACGCCTCCGGACGAGAACGGCATGTGTTCCCTGGGTGTGTCCGTGGACTACACCTTGGAGGCCGTCAAGCAGGCCAAGCTGGTCATCGCTCAGGTCAATCCCCAAATGCCGTGGACCGGCCCCCACAGCCTGGTGTCGGTAGACGAGCTGGACTGCATCGTGGAGTATGAAGCCCCTCTCATCGAACTGGCGCCCCCCAAGATCGGCGAGGTGGAGAAGGCCATCGGCGAGCACTGCGCCTCCCTCGTCCCCGACGGAGCTACCCTGCAACTGGGCATCGGTGCCATCCCCGACGCTGTGCTCCTCTTCCTTAAGGGCAAAAAGGACTTGGGTATCCACTCTGAGATGTTCTCCGACGGCGTGGTGGAGCTGGCCGAAGCCGGTGTCATCACAAACGCCCAAAAGACCCTGAACCCCGGCAAATTCGTGGTGGCCTTCCTCATGGGCACCAGGCGGCTTTACGACTTTGTGGACCACAACCCAGACGTGGAGCTGCGTCCGGTGGATTATGTGAACAATCCTTTTATCATCGCTCAAAATGACAACCTGATCTCTATCAACTCCTGCGTTCAGGTGGACCTGATGGGCCAGGTCGCCTCCGAGACCATCGGCCCCAAGCAGATCTCCGGCGTGGGCGGCCAGGTGGACTTCGTCCGGGGCGCCTCCGCCAGCAAGGGCGGCGTGTCCATCATGGCCATGCCCTCCACCGTCAAGGGCAAGGTCTCCAAAATCGTCCCCCTGCTGGACGAGGGGGCCGCCGTCACCACCAGCCGCAACGACATCGACTACGTGGTCACCGAGTACGGCGTGGCCGCGCTCAAGGGCCGGACCCTGCGTCAGCGGGCCCGTGCGCTCATCGAAATTGCCCATCCCGACTTCCGAGACGGACTGAAAGCGGAATACGAAAAGCGGTTCCACTGCAAGTACTAA
- a CDS encoding AMP-binding protein encodes MELFALSDREPGRLLAVTDADEHLSCGDLSAASEALARAIGGHVLVFLLCENTPGTLLGYLGCLRCGAVPLLLDAHIAPGLLKGLAETYRPAFYYAPCDLPKETRAVLPQAAPVLELHGSLLLSSSVEGPAIHPDLALLLTTSGSTGSPKLVRLSEKNLDANARSIAEYLNLGEDERPITTLPMSYSYGMSIVNSHLLVGAPLLLTRHSVMERSFWDRVDREGATSLAGVPYTYQMFHRLGLISMNLPRLRTLTQAGGKLSLELHREFAAWAMGTGRQFFVMYGQTEAAPRMGYLPANRAVEKCGSMGVPIPGGSFWLEDADGAEIKTPDATGELVYRGDNVAMGYAQCAEDLSKGDEWGGLLRTGDMAYRDRDGFYYIVGRKKRFVKLFGNRVNLDEVERLLTARFPDVQFACVGRDDLLGIYTVSNSPAIPSQALMYLAEQMHLPSRVLRVYPVAIIPQNEAGKTLYTKLPIDGPR; translated from the coding sequence ATGGAACTGTTTGCCTTGTCCGACCGCGAGCCGGGACGGTTGCTGGCCGTCACCGATGCGGATGAGCACCTATCCTGCGGCGACTTAAGCGCCGCATCAGAGGCTTTGGCTCGTGCCATTGGGGGGCACGTGTTGGTCTTTCTCCTGTGTGAGAACACACCCGGCACTCTGCTGGGCTATCTGGGTTGCCTGCGATGTGGGGCTGTTCCGCTGTTGCTGGACGCTCACATTGCTCCCGGGCTTCTGAAGGGCTTGGCGGAAACCTACCGTCCTGCCTTCTACTACGCGCCTTGTGATTTGCCTAAAGAGACTAGGGCGGTCCTGCCCCAAGCCGCTCCGGTATTGGAGCTGCATGGAAGCCTGCTTCTTTCCAGTAGTGTTGAAGGGCCGGCCATTCACCCAGACTTGGCGCTGTTGCTCACCACCTCCGGCAGCACCGGAAGCCCTAAGCTGGTCCGCCTGAGTGAAAAAAATCTCGACGCCAATGCCCGTTCCATTGCGGAGTATCTCAACCTCGGAGAAGATGAGCGTCCCATCACCACCCTGCCCATGAGCTATTCCTACGGCATGTCCATCGTCAACAGTCACTTGCTGGTGGGAGCCCCGCTGTTGCTTACCCGCCACAGCGTGATGGAACGATCCTTCTGGGACAGGGTGGACCGGGAGGGAGCCACCTCCTTGGCGGGGGTTCCCTACACCTACCAAATGTTTCATCGGCTTGGGCTCATCTCCATGAATCTCCCCCGCCTGCGCACACTTACCCAGGCCGGCGGAAAGCTCTCCCTGGAGCTCCACCGGGAATTCGCCGCTTGGGCAATGGGAACTGGCAGACAGTTCTTCGTTATGTACGGTCAGACCGAAGCAGCTCCCCGCATGGGCTACCTCCCAGCCAACCGGGCGGTGGAGAAGTGCGGCAGTATGGGCGTACCCATCCCCGGCGGCTCATTCTGGTTGGAAGACGCTGACGGTGCCGAGATCAAAACGCCGGATGCCACAGGTGAGCTTGTCTATCGTGGAGATAATGTGGCCATGGGTTATGCCCAGTGTGCCGAAGACCTTTCCAAGGGCGATGAATGGGGCGGTCTCCTGCGCACCGGAGACATGGCATACAGGGATCGAGACGGTTTCTATTACATCGTGGGACGCAAAAAGCGATTTGTCAAACTCTTTGGCAATCGGGTCAACCTGGACGAGGTGGAGCGATTGCTCACAGCCCGCTTCCCAGATGTTCAATTTGCCTGTGTGGGGCGGGACGATCTTTTGGGTATCTATACAGTCAGCAATTCCCCTGCTATACCGAGTCAAGCGCTGATGTATCTTGCAGAGCAGATGCACCTTCCCAGCCGGGTCCTTCGGGTATATCCTGTTGCGATTATCCCACAAAATGAAGCAGGGAAAACCCTTTATACCAAACTGCCGATAGACGGCCCCCGATAG
- a CDS encoding MBL fold metallo-hydrolase, which translates to MSELTLWTEPLAESNCYLLAEDGGCVVIDPNHPQGPLRVLEERGWSPELILLTHEHCDHTAGLEALRERYPAVRVLASAACSSGLASTRLNMSRMMEVYLTFHGKPGVTYPPFVCRPADLTYDQTYETNWRGHVLQCVSLPGHTPGSAGILWDETYFFSGDYLLPDRAVILRLPGGSEADYQAKTRPFLENLPSGLHICPGHGAPYRL; encoded by the coding sequence ATGAGCGAGCTTACCCTGTGGACCGAGCCCCTAGCGGAGAGCAACTGCTATCTACTGGCGGAGGATGGGGGCTGCGTGGTCATCGACCCCAACCACCCCCAAGGGCCCCTCAGGGTACTGGAGGAGCGCGGATGGAGCCCGGAACTGATCCTGCTTACCCACGAGCACTGCGATCACACTGCGGGGCTGGAGGCCCTGCGGGAGCGGTATCCCGCGGTCCGGGTACTCGCCAGCGCGGCCTGCAGCTCCGGGCTGGCGAGTACCCGGCTCAACATGTCCCGGATGATGGAGGTCTATCTCACCTTCCACGGCAAGCCCGGTGTGACCTATCCTCCCTTTGTCTGCCGCCCGGCGGATCTGACCTACGATCAGACCTATGAGACCAACTGGCGGGGCCATGTCCTGCAGTGCGTCAGCCTGCCGGGGCACACGCCGGGCAGCGCCGGCATCCTCTGGGATGAGACTTACTTTTTTTCCGGCGACTACCTGCTCCCGGACCGTGCGGTCATCCTCCGCCTGCCTGGCGGCAGCGAGGCAGACTACCAGGCCAAAACCAGGCCCTTTTTGGAGAACCTTCCTTCGGGGCTGCATATCTGCCCCGGACATGGCGCCCCCTACAGGCTGTAA
- a CDS encoding acetylxylan esterase produces MTITEQTTALEAYQGCARCPDDLESFWRRCLAPTAKMAECHTHPVPFQNSAAVYEDLFIPSAGGGTIHARHIRPVGEGPFPIILMFHDLGRKIRGWHHMTRFTALGYAVVALENRLDASDYLQELPPLKLEQSLKDAFTVATAARALPYTDAAHLATWGEGFGGALALVTAALLPGEVRCAALNPMPADFRRRNGVSDEKLLSALDYMDPVNFAPFLRGALLMGTGLMDKVAPPEGQYAIYNRAVCPKRHLVYPKYEHERINFFENELIKFLHL; encoded by the coding sequence ATGACAATCACGGAACAGACGACAGCCCTGGAGGCATATCAGGGCTGTGCCCGCTGCCCTGACGACTTGGAGTCTTTTTGGCGCAGGTGTCTGGCGCCGACGGCCAAGATGGCCGAATGCCATACTCACCCCGTCCCTTTCCAAAACTCTGCGGCGGTTTATGAGGACTTGTTTATCCCCTCCGCAGGCGGCGGAACCATTCATGCCCGGCACATACGCCCTGTGGGTGAAGGTCCATTCCCCATCATCCTGATGTTTCATGACCTGGGTCGCAAGATCCGCGGCTGGCATCACATGACCCGGTTCACAGCCTTGGGCTATGCCGTTGTGGCCTTGGAGAACCGTCTGGATGCGTCCGATTATCTTCAGGAGCTGCCGCCCCTGAAGCTGGAGCAAAGCTTGAAGGATGCCTTCACCGTGGCCACCGCTGCGAGGGCACTGCCCTATACCGATGCCGCCCACCTTGCCACGTGGGGGGAGGGCTTCGGCGGCGCACTGGCCCTCGTAACGGCGGCTCTGCTGCCGGGGGAGGTCCGCTGCGCCGCCCTGAACCCCATGCCCGCCGACTTCCGCCGGAGAAACGGCGTTTCGGATGAAAAGCTGCTCTCCGCGCTGGATTATATGGACCCGGTCAACTTTGCGCCCTTTCTAAGGGGGGCACTGCTGATGGGGACCGGCCTCATGGACAAGGTGGCGCCGCCGGAGGGACAGTATGCCATCTACAACCGGGCAGTCTGTCCCAAGCGGCACCTGGTCTATCCCAAGTACGAACATGAGCGCATCAATTTTTTTGAAAACGAGCTCATCAAATTTCTTCATCTATGA
- a CDS encoding acyl-protein synthetase, whose product MDLNTRMISAPYSIPHKEKAALYEEFLTRLTRFHQQNCPEYRRLLKALGHPEEGVFSPETTPMLPVSIFKDLDLKSVSDEAVFKTLTSSGTTGQRVSKIYLDAETSANQQRVLYRIVSDFVGEKRLPYLVLDSKKVLRDRAMFSARGAGILGFSIFASQTFYALDENMVLDLDGVRRFLDTHGGGPVLLFGFTYMVWKHLVQALEARGERLDIPEGILIHGGGWKKLAGDAVSPAEFKARVRKATGVGRVYDYYGMAEQTGCIYMECPCGHLHASIWSDVIFRRPSDFGICEPGESGLIQVLSLLPRSYPGHSLLTEDMGVLLGEDDCPCGRLGKYFTVTGRAPRAEVRGCSDTYEG is encoded by the coding sequence ATGGATCTCAACACACGGATGATATCCGCCCCCTATTCCATACCCCATAAGGAAAAGGCCGCCCTTTACGAGGAGTTTCTCACACGGCTGACCCGGTTCCACCAGCAGAACTGCCCGGAATACCGGCGATTGCTGAAGGCGTTGGGCCACCCTGAGGAGGGGGTCTTTTCTCCCGAGACAACGCCCATGCTGCCGGTCTCCATCTTCAAGGATCTGGACCTGAAGAGTGTCTCCGATGAGGCCGTCTTTAAGACGCTCACTTCCTCGGGCACCACTGGGCAGAGAGTCTCCAAAATCTATCTGGATGCCGAGACCTCCGCCAATCAGCAGCGGGTCCTCTATCGAATCGTTTCCGACTTTGTGGGGGAGAAGCGCTTGCCCTACCTCGTACTGGACAGCAAAAAGGTTCTGCGGGACCGGGCGATGTTCTCAGCCAGAGGTGCGGGCATCCTGGGCTTTTCCATTTTTGCCTCCCAGACCTTCTATGCCCTGGACGAGAACATGGTTCTGGATCTGGACGGTGTACGCCGGTTCCTGGACACCCACGGGGGCGGACCGGTCCTCCTCTTCGGTTTCACTTATATGGTGTGGAAGCATCTGGTTCAGGCGCTGGAGGCCCGTGGAGAGAGACTGGACATTCCGGAGGGAATCCTCATCCACGGCGGAGGGTGGAAAAAGCTGGCTGGAGATGCGGTCTCACCAGCAGAATTCAAAGCCCGCGTCCGGAAGGCCACTGGGGTCGGGCGGGTCTATGATTATTACGGCATGGCGGAGCAGACGGGGTGCATCTATATGGAATGTCCCTGCGGACACCTCCATGCCAGTATTTGGTCGGATGTTATCTTCCGCAGGCCGAGCGATTTTGGCATCTGTGAGCCGGGGGAGTCCGGTCTCATCCAAGTCCTCTCCCTACTGCCCAGGTCCTATCCCGGGCACTCCCTGCTCACCGAGGATATGGGGGTGCTGCTGGGGGAGGACGACTGCCCCTGCGGACGTTTGGGCAAGTATTTTACCGTCACGGGGCGGGCGCCCCGGGCGGAGGTGAGGGGGTGCAGCGACACTTATGAGGGATAA
- a CDS encoding 3-hydroxyacyl-ACP dehydratase FabZ family protein, with the protein MADKPEIGLRYCGGCNSRYDRVALVKRLESFFPEATFVGAEEGKSYPAVVVACGCSSRCANVSGLAVPMGRLIYLNGGEDLLPARDRLRQALEGPAVRSLCREEVLRILPHRPPMLFVDEAIRLVPGVEAATTFYVDPALPALSGHFPGAPVLPGVYTVEAAAQTADLLLLTLDRYAGKTPLFMGIRKANFRKKILPGDTLEVHADLLEEREELGVAVCRGQIFVRGELAADVEVRLAMR; encoded by the coding sequence ATGGCGGATAAGCCGGAAATCGGCCTGCGCTACTGCGGAGGCTGCAATTCCCGCTATGACAGAGTGGCCCTGGTCAAGCGCCTGGAGTCGTTTTTCCCGGAAGCAACCTTTGTCGGCGCCGAGGAAGGCAAAAGCTACCCCGCCGTGGTGGTGGCCTGCGGATGCAGCAGCCGCTGCGCCAATGTGTCCGGTCTGGCCGTTCCAATGGGACGCTTGATATACCTCAACGGCGGGGAGGATCTGCTCCCCGCGAGGGATCGGCTGCGCCAGGCTCTGGAGGGTCCGGCGGTACGCAGCCTCTGCCGCGAGGAGGTACTGCGCATCCTGCCCCACCGTCCGCCCATGCTGTTCGTGGACGAGGCAATTCGCCTGGTCCCCGGCGTCGAGGCGGCGACCACTTTTTATGTGGACCCCGCCCTGCCCGCCCTGTCCGGGCATTTTCCGGGGGCCCCGGTCCTCCCCGGCGTTTACACCGTGGAGGCCGCCGCCCAGACGGCGGATCTGCTCCTACTGACCCTGGACCGCTATGCCGGAAAGACGCCCCTTTTCATGGGAATCCGCAAGGCTAATTTCAGGAAAAAGATCCTTCCCGGAGATACTCTGGAGGTCCACGCCGACCTCCTGGAGGAGCGGGAGGAGTTGGGAGTGGCCGTCTGCCGGGGGCAAATCTTTGTCCGCGGGGAACTGGCGGCCGATGTGGAAGTGCGGCTGGCTATGCGCTGA
- a CDS encoding NifU family protein — protein MYEELEAVLDEHVRPLLRGDGGDMEVLEVEDGVVRFKLKGRCAGCPAADLTTEALIQSELVERVPGIRKAVLVQDISDELLDQARAIIRSHHGG, from the coding sequence ATGTATGAAGAGCTCGAAGCCGTGTTAGATGAGCATGTGCGTCCTCTGCTGCGGGGAGACGGCGGAGATATGGAGGTCCTTGAGGTGGAAGACGGAGTGGTCCGCTTCAAGCTCAAGGGCCGTTGCGCCGGCTGTCCCGCCGCCGACCTGACTACGGAGGCACTCATCCAAAGCGAGCTGGTGGAGCGCGTACCGGGCATCCGAAAGGCCGTTCTGGTCCAGGATATCAGCGATGAGCTGCTGGATCAGGCCAGGGCCATCATCAGGTCGCATCATGGCGGATAA
- a CDS encoding acyl carrier protein, with product MTNLEKYDKLFLESFPVSREDLPGLKYRGIRAWDSIGHMDLMSGMEETYGINISTLDVLDFSSYEKGKEILAKYGVEL from the coding sequence ATGACAAATTTGGAGAAGTACGATAAGCTATTCCTGGAATCCTTTCCCGTGTCCAGGGAGGACCTGCCCGGTCTGAAGTACCGAGGCATCCGGGCGTGGGACTCTATCGGCCACATGGACCTGATGAGCGGCATGGAGGAGACCTACGGCATCAACATCAGCACGCTGGACGTACTGGACTTCTCGTCCTATGAAAAGGGCAAGGAAATCCTGGCAAAATACGGCGTGGAGCTCTGA
- a CDS encoding acetylxylan esterase produces MLMTKETIDQLAGYLGSTPIPEDFDTFWAARMAEADQVSLDYSVSPSEIPAFDTCDYLDFWFRGMNGARLYAKYVKPRSDRPIPLVLQFHGYPGASRSWLEQSSYAGMGCALLALDCPGQGGLGDDPGGYAGTTVTGHIVAGLDGPPERMYYVRLHQNIRVLCRIVRELEGIDQKKIYINGASQGGGIGIACAALNPGLINRAAILYPFLSDYRLVWELGADQIAYEGLRYYSRWFDPEGTRQEAWFAKLGYIDTKNFAHLVCCPVLFGTGLADEVCPPASQCAVYNNLNCPKRRHLFEGFGHEEIQDFDDLILDFFGREDALL; encoded by the coding sequence ATGCTCATGACCAAGGAGACCATTGATCAACTGGCGGGCTACCTGGGGAGCACCCCCATCCCGGAAGATTTTGACACCTTCTGGGCGGCCCGGATGGCGGAGGCCGACCAAGTTTCGTTGGACTACTCCGTCAGTCCCTCGGAGATCCCCGCCTTCGACACCTGTGACTACCTGGATTTTTGGTTTCGCGGGATGAACGGTGCCCGACTCTACGCCAAGTACGTTAAGCCCCGGTCAGACCGGCCCATTCCGCTGGTGCTCCAGTTCCACGGCTACCCCGGTGCCAGTCGAAGCTGGCTGGAACAGTCCTCCTATGCCGGTATGGGCTGCGCCCTGCTGGCTTTGGACTGTCCGGGCCAGGGCGGCCTGGGCGACGATCCGGGGGGCTACGCCGGGACCACCGTCACGGGCCACATCGTCGCCGGCCTGGACGGTCCTCCCGAGCGGATGTACTACGTCCGCCTCCACCAGAATATCCGCGTCCTCTGCCGCATCGTCCGGGAACTGGAGGGCATCGACCAGAAAAAGATCTACATCAACGGCGCTTCCCAGGGCGGCGGCATTGGTATTGCCTGCGCCGCCCTCAACCCCGGCCTCATCAACAGGGCGGCCATCCTCTACCCCTTTCTCAGCGACTACCGGCTGGTTTGGGAACTGGGGGCCGACCAGATCGCCTATGAGGGCCTGCGCTACTACTCCCGCTGGTTCGACCCCGAAGGGACGCGCCAGGAGGCATGGTTTGCCAAGCTAGGCTACATCGACACCAAGAATTTTGCCCATCTGGTCTGCTGCCCCGTGCTCTTCGGCACCGGCCTCGCCGACGAAGTCTGTCCCCCTGCGAGCCAGTGCGCGGTCTATAACAACCTTAACTGCCCCAAGCGGCGGCACCTCTTCGAGGGGTTTGGCCACGAGGAGATACAGGACTTCGACGACCTGATCCTGGACTTTTTCGGCAGGGAGGATGCGCTACTATGA